In Carya illinoinensis cultivar Pawnee chromosome 6, C.illinoinensisPawnee_v1, whole genome shotgun sequence, a single genomic region encodes these proteins:
- the LOC122313174 gene encoding polyprenol reductase 2-like isoform X1 gives MNLWLVGLLRAAWIAGTLPILIASVPSSRLCWFRDTLLGFAKRGKTLQSSSKRFTVPQRFFRHFYWVAVVWTTLLLGSTWMYANYTAQLVSEVSEPLLYSNIASYLTGGSHISSWSKSHSTSIKQRLMIWRSVFLLLLMEVQVLRRLVETIYVFNYSPSARMHILGYLTGLFFYTAAPLSLSCNCIPEVYEFLVSGVAEFIVRGKNQMPAIEIHLWEFVNPLMKLGWCQWIGAAIFCWGWIHQQRCHSILVSFTISEGSLRDHTEQVDEYVIPHGDWFEIVSSPHYLAEIVIYAGVVVASGGADLTIWLLFAFAVANLVFAAAETHRWYLRKFDNYPSNRLAVIPFLY, from the exons ATGAACTTGTGGCTTGTTGGATTGCTGAGAGCAGCTTGGATTGCTGGGACTTTGCCTATATTGATAGCTTCCGTGCCGTCTTCTAGGCTGTGTTGGTTTCGTGATACTCTTTTGGGCTTCGCTAAGCGTGGGAAGACATTGCAGTCTTCGTCGAAG AGATTTACCGTTCCTCAAAGGTTCTTTCGCCATTTTTATTGGGTGGCTGTTGTGTGGACAACACTCCTGCTTGGTTCAACTTGGATGTATGCCAATTACACAGCTCAGTTGGTTTCAGAGGTTTCAGAGCCATTGCTTTACTCCAATATTGCCAGCTACTTGACTGGAGGCTCACATATATCATCTTGGTCCAAATCACATTCAACATCAATAAAACAAAGACTTATGATCTGGAgatctgtttttcttcttttgttgatGGAAGTTCAAGTTTTGAGACGACTGGTTGAGACAATATATGTGTTCAACTATAGCCCCTCTGCTCGGATGCATATCTTGGGTTATCTAACTGGCCTGTT TTTCTACACAGCAGCACCACTGTCACTTAGTTGCAATTGCATACCAGAGGTTTATGAATTTCTAGTGAGTGGAGTGGCTGAATTTATTGTCAGAGGCAAAAATCAGATGCCAGCCATTGAAATTCATTTGTGGGAATTTGTGAATCCTCTTATGAAGCTTGGGTGGTGCCAGTGGATTGGTGCAgctatattttgttggggatggATTCATCAGCAGCGTTGTCATTCAATTCTTGTTAGTTTCACTATTTCAG AGGGCTCGCTACGCGACCATACAGAACAAGTTGATGAATATGTAATCCCCCATGGTGATTGGTTCGAAATTGTTTCATCTCCGCACTATCTGGCTGAGATT gTCATCTATGCTGGTGTTGTGGTTGCCAGTGGAGGAGCAGATCTCACCATATGGTTACTTTTTGCATTTGCG GTGGCGAATTTGGTGTTTGCAGCCGCAGAAACACATAGGTGGTACCTTCGTAAATTTGACAATTACCCAAGCAACCGGCTTGCTGTTATTCCATTTCTTTACTGA
- the LOC122313174 gene encoding polyprenol reductase 2-like isoform X4 — protein MNLWLVGLLRAAWIAGTLPILIASVPSSRLCWFRDTLLGFAKRGKTLQSSSKRFTVPQRFFRHFYWVAVVWTTLLLGSTWMYANYTAQLVSEVSEPLLYSNIASYLTGGSHISSWSKSHSTSIKQRLMIWRSVFLLLLMEVQVLRRLVETIYVFNYSPSARMHILGYLTGLFFYTAAPLSLSCNCIPEVYEFLVSGVAEFIVRGKNQMPAIEIHLWEFVNPLMKLGWCQWIGAAIFCWGWIHQQRCHSILVIYAGVVVASGGADLTIWLLFAFAVANLVFAAAETHRWYLRKFDNYPSNRLAVIPFLY, from the exons ATGAACTTGTGGCTTGTTGGATTGCTGAGAGCAGCTTGGATTGCTGGGACTTTGCCTATATTGATAGCTTCCGTGCCGTCTTCTAGGCTGTGTTGGTTTCGTGATACTCTTTTGGGCTTCGCTAAGCGTGGGAAGACATTGCAGTCTTCGTCGAAG AGATTTACCGTTCCTCAAAGGTTCTTTCGCCATTTTTATTGGGTGGCTGTTGTGTGGACAACACTCCTGCTTGGTTCAACTTGGATGTATGCCAATTACACAGCTCAGTTGGTTTCAGAGGTTTCAGAGCCATTGCTTTACTCCAATATTGCCAGCTACTTGACTGGAGGCTCACATATATCATCTTGGTCCAAATCACATTCAACATCAATAAAACAAAGACTTATGATCTGGAgatctgtttttcttcttttgttgatGGAAGTTCAAGTTTTGAGACGACTGGTTGAGACAATATATGTGTTCAACTATAGCCCCTCTGCTCGGATGCATATCTTGGGTTATCTAACTGGCCTGTT TTTCTACACAGCAGCACCACTGTCACTTAGTTGCAATTGCATACCAGAGGTTTATGAATTTCTAGTGAGTGGAGTGGCTGAATTTATTGTCAGAGGCAAAAATCAGATGCCAGCCATTGAAATTCATTTGTGGGAATTTGTGAATCCTCTTATGAAGCTTGGGTGGTGCCAGTGGATTGGTGCAgctatattttgttggggatggATTCATCAGCAGCGTTGTCATTCAATTCTT gTCATCTATGCTGGTGTTGTGGTTGCCAGTGGAGGAGCAGATCTCACCATATGGTTACTTTTTGCATTTGCG GTGGCGAATTTGGTGTTTGCAGCCGCAGAAACACATAGGTGGTACCTTCGTAAATTTGACAATTACCCAAGCAACCGGCTTGCTGTTATTCCATTTCTTTACTGA
- the LOC122313174 gene encoding polyprenol reductase 2-like isoform X3, whose product MNLWLVGLLRAAWIAGTLPILIASVPSSRLCWFRDTLLGFAKRGKTLQSSSKRFTVPQRFFRHFYWVAVVWTTLLLGSTWMYANYTAQLVSEVSEPLLYSNIASYLTGGSHISSWSKSHSTSIKQRLMIWRSVFLLLLMEVQVLRRLVETIYVFNYSPSARMHILGYLTGLLGKNQMPAIEIHLWEFVNPLMKLGWCQWIGAAIFCWGWIHQQRCHSILVSFTISEGSLRDHTEQVDEYVIPHGDWFEIVSSPHYLAEIVIYAGVVVASGGADLTIWLLFAFAVANLVFAAAETHRWYLRKFDNYPSNRLAVIPFLY is encoded by the exons ATGAACTTGTGGCTTGTTGGATTGCTGAGAGCAGCTTGGATTGCTGGGACTTTGCCTATATTGATAGCTTCCGTGCCGTCTTCTAGGCTGTGTTGGTTTCGTGATACTCTTTTGGGCTTCGCTAAGCGTGGGAAGACATTGCAGTCTTCGTCGAAG AGATTTACCGTTCCTCAAAGGTTCTTTCGCCATTTTTATTGGGTGGCTGTTGTGTGGACAACACTCCTGCTTGGTTCAACTTGGATGTATGCCAATTACACAGCTCAGTTGGTTTCAGAGGTTTCAGAGCCATTGCTTTACTCCAATATTGCCAGCTACTTGACTGGAGGCTCACATATATCATCTTGGTCCAAATCACATTCAACATCAATAAAACAAAGACTTATGATCTGGAgatctgtttttcttcttttgttgatGGAAGTTCAAGTTTTGAGACGACTGGTTGAGACAATATATGTGTTCAACTATAGCCCCTCTGCTCGGATGCATATCTTGGGTTATCTAACTGGCCTGTT AGGCAAAAATCAGATGCCAGCCATTGAAATTCATTTGTGGGAATTTGTGAATCCTCTTATGAAGCTTGGGTGGTGCCAGTGGATTGGTGCAgctatattttgttggggatggATTCATCAGCAGCGTTGTCATTCAATTCTTGTTAGTTTCACTATTTCAG AGGGCTCGCTACGCGACCATACAGAACAAGTTGATGAATATGTAATCCCCCATGGTGATTGGTTCGAAATTGTTTCATCTCCGCACTATCTGGCTGAGATT gTCATCTATGCTGGTGTTGTGGTTGCCAGTGGAGGAGCAGATCTCACCATATGGTTACTTTTTGCATTTGCG GTGGCGAATTTGGTGTTTGCAGCCGCAGAAACACATAGGTGGTACCTTCGTAAATTTGACAATTACCCAAGCAACCGGCTTGCTGTTATTCCATTTCTTTACTGA
- the LOC122313175 gene encoding protein BASIC PENTACYSTEINE4-like isoform X2, with the protein MNKKIMSIISERDAAIHERNAAISEKNEALAARDEALHQRDEALAQRDSALMERDNAFAALQFRDNTMNFPLSGRIQRGTKRMHHLSNHPDNMAEAPYNTKEAQITNAFPITVIASAAVKSHRAKRTKDNKAVFSKQSKSPRNGKKLGEDLNRQATSVGTKYRSEWDSQDVGLNLVIFDESTMPVPVCSCTGVPRQCYKWGNGGWQSSCCTTRMSMYPLPQMPNKRHARVGGRKMSGSVFTRLLSRVAAAGHDLSLPLDLKDSWARHGTNRYITIK; encoded by the coding sequence ATGAATAAGAAGATCATGTCTATTATTTCTGAGAGGGATGCTGCCATTCATGAAAGGAATGCAGCAATATCAGAAAAGAATGAAGCCTTGGCTGCCCGAGACGAGGCACTCCATCAACGAGACGAGGCGCTTGCTCAGCGGGATAGTGCCCTAATGGAACGAGACAATGCCTTTGCAGCACTTCAATTCCGGGATAATACCATGAACTTCCCATTGAGTGGCAGAATTCAGCGTGGTACAAAGCGCATGCACCACCTCTCAAACCATCCAGATAACATGGCAGAAGCTCCTTACAACACAAAGGAAGCACAGATAACCAATGCCTTCCCGATAACTGTTATAGCTTCTGCAGCTGTCAAGTCACATAGAGCAAAGCGTACAAAGGACAACAAGGCAGTTTTCTCTAAGCAATCGAAGTCTCCAAGAAACGGGAAGAAATTAGGTGAGGATTTGAATAGGCAGGCTACTTCTGTTGGTACAAAGTACAGATCTGAGTGGGACAGTCAGGATGTGGGCTTGAACCTGGTTATTTTTGACGAGTCTACCATGCCAGTGCCAGTTTGCTCTTGCACTGGAGTACCCCGACAATGCTACAAATGGGGGAATGGTGGGTGGCAGTCATCTTGTTGCACCACCAGGATGTCAATGTATCCCCTGCCTCAGATGCCAAATAAACGCCATGCACGAGTGGGTGGCCGAAAAATGAGTGGAAGTGTCTTTACGAGATTGCTCAGCCGGGTGGCGGCAGCAGGCCATGATCTATCACTACCATTGGATCTCAAGGACTCCTGGGCCAGACACGGAACAAATCGTTACATCACCATCAAGTAG
- the LOC122313576 gene encoding bZIP transcription factor 29-like: MGDTEEANSDTMQRLHSSFGTSSSSILKPHLSVDQLNIRQLSPSVNRARHFQPNFSGDSTKRIGIPPSHPHQIPPISPYSQIPVSRPVNQQTGSQNFSPGPAHSRSLSQPSFFSLDSLPPLSPSVFRDSSSTSISDAVPGDVSMEDRNAGSRSLLPPSPYSRGDTSRVGDGLPPRKTHRRSNSDIPFGFSSIMQSSTPLVPLRAAGGLERSVSGREPAQLVKKESSWGKGGEINTEGMDERKSEGEVVDDLFSAYMNLDSLDALNSSGTDYKNGNENREDLDSRASGTKTNGGDSSDNEAESSVNESGGNMQMAGLNSSAGRKEGIKRSAGGDIAPTTRHYRSLSMDSFIGKLHFGDESPKLPPSPGTRPGQMSPSNSVDGNSAAFSLEFGNGEFSGAELKKIMANEKLADIASMDPKRAKRILANRQSAARSKERKMRYISELEHKVQTLQTEATTLSAQLTILQRDSVGLSNQNNELKFRLQAMEQQAQLRDALNDALTTEVQRLKLATTELSGENPSKCMVPQLSVNTQMFQLQQPSSTQHNIHQLQQQQQPPQSQNQNRNTTSKPNSLQ; encoded by the exons ATGGGTGACACGGAAGAAGCTAATAGTGATACGATGCAAAGACTTCATTCTTCATTtggaacttcttcttcttccattttaAAGCCACATTTATCAGTGGATCAACTCAATATACGCCAATTGAGCCCTTCAGTAAACCGTGCCCGTCATTTTCAGCCAAATTTTAGTGGAGATAGTACCAAAAGAATTGGTATACCGCCTTCACACCCCCATCAGATCCCACCCATCTCGCCGTATTCTCAGATCCCTGTGTCCCGGCCGGTAAACCAGCAGACGGGTTCTCAGAATTTTAGCCCGGGGCCCGCTCATTCGCGGTCCTTGTCACAGCCGTCGTTCTTTTCGCTCGATTCATTGCCCCCCCTGAGCCCGTCTGTGTTTCGTGACTCCTCATCCACGTCGATTTCTGATGCGGTGCCGGGTGATGTGTCAATGGAGGATCGGAATGCGGGATCGCGTTCTTTGTTGCCTCCCTCACCTTATTCGAGGGGAGATACTTCCCGGGTTGGGGATGGTTTACCCCCTCGGAAAACGCATAGAAGGTCAAATAGTGATATTCCATTTGGGTTCTCTAGTATAATGCAATCTTCAACGCCCCTCGTTCCTTTGAGAGCAGCGGGTGGTTTAGAGAGGTCGGTGTCTGGAAGAGAGCCTGCTCAACTTGTTAAAAAGGAATCGAGTTGGGGGAAAGGTGGTGAAATCAATACCGAAGGTATGGATGAGAGGAAATCAGAAGGGGAAGTTGTGGACGATCTGTTTTCTGCATATATGAATTTGGATAGCCTTGATGCATTGAACTCTTCGGGAACAGATTACAAGAATGGAAATGAGAATCGTGAGGACTTGGATAGTAGAGCAAGTGGGACAAAGACTAATGGAGGTGATAGCAGTGATAACGAAGCAGAAAGCAGTGTGAATGAAAGTGGGGGCAACATGCAGATGGCAGGACTAAACTCTTCAGCTGGGAGGAAGGAAGGGATAAAAAGGAGTGCAGGGGGAGATATTGCCCCAACTACCAGACACTACAGAAGTCTTTCTATGGATAGCTTCATAGGGAAGTTGCACTTCGGTGATGAGTCACCTAAACTTCCACCTTCACCAGGAACTCGTCCTGGACAAATGTCACCCAGCAATTCAGTTGATGGTAATTCGGCTGCCTTTAGTTTGGAGTTTGGAAATGGCGAGTTTAGCGGGGCAGAACTGAAAAAAATTATGGCAAATGAAAAACTTGCTGATATTGCGTCGATGGACCCAAAGCGTGCGAAAAG GATTTTGGCAAATCGTCAATCAGCTGCTCGTTCCAAAGAACGGAAGATGCGGTACATTTCAGAGTTGGAACATAAGGTTCAGACTCTACAGACAGAAGCTACCACATTGTCTGCACAGCTTACCATATTACAG AGAGATTCGGTTGGTCTATCGAACCAGAATAACGAATTGAAGTTCCGTCTCCAAGCAATGGAACAACAGGCACAACTTCGTGATG CTTTAAATGACGCCTTAACAACCGAGGTCCAACGGTTGAAGCTAGCTACGACAGAGTTGAGTGGGGAGAACCCTTCAAAGTGCATGGTTCCACAGCTTTCTGTTAATACTCAAATGTTCCAGTTGCAGCAGCCTTCTTCTACCCAGCACAACATTCATCAGTtgcaacagcagcagcagccaCCTCAGTCACAGAACCAGAATAGGAACACCACCTCGAAACCCAACTCCCTCCAATAG
- the LOC122313175 gene encoding protein BASIC PENTACYSTEINE4-like isoform X1 — translation MDDGRKHENGRHKLDYYRESHSPWNTVPQHQLKEPNALVMNKKIMSIISERDAAIHERNAAISEKNEALAARDEALHQRDEALAQRDSALMERDNAFAALQFRDNTMNFPLSGRIQRGTKRMHHLSNHPDNMAEAPYNTKEAQITNAFPITVIASAAVKSHRAKRTKDNKAVFSKQSKSPRNGKKLGEDLNRQATSVGTKYRSEWDSQDVGLNLVIFDESTMPVPVCSCTGVPRQCYKWGNGGWQSSCCTTRMSMYPLPQMPNKRHARVGGRKMSGSVFTRLLSRVAAAGHDLSLPLDLKDSWARHGTNRYITIK, via the exons ATGGATGATGGTCGGAAACATGAAAATGGGAGACATAAACTGGATTATTACAGAGAATCACATTCTCCG TGGAATACGGTGCCCCAGCATCAACTGAAGGAACCAAATGCCTTAGTCATGAATAAGAAGATCATGTCTATTATTTCTGAGAGGGATGCTGCCATTCATGAAAGGAATGCAGCAATATCAGAAAAGAATGAAGCCTTGGCTGCCCGAGACGAGGCACTCCATCAACGAGACGAGGCGCTTGCTCAGCGGGATAGTGCCCTAATGGAACGAGACAATGCCTTTGCAGCACTTCAATTCCGGGATAATACCATGAACTTCCCATTGAGTGGCAGAATTCAGCGTGGTACAAAGCGCATGCACCACCTCTCAAACCATCCAGATAACATGGCAGAAGCTCCTTACAACACAAAGGAAGCACAGATAACCAATGCCTTCCCGATAACTGTTATAGCTTCTGCAGCTGTCAAGTCACATAGAGCAAAGCGTACAAAGGACAACAAGGCAGTTTTCTCTAAGCAATCGAAGTCTCCAAGAAACGGGAAGAAATTAGGTGAGGATTTGAATAGGCAGGCTACTTCTGTTGGTACAAAGTACAGATCTGAGTGGGACAGTCAGGATGTGGGCTTGAACCTGGTTATTTTTGACGAGTCTACCATGCCAGTGCCAGTTTGCTCTTGCACTGGAGTACCCCGACAATGCTACAAATGGGGGAATGGTGGGTGGCAGTCATCTTGTTGCACCACCAGGATGTCAATGTATCCCCTGCCTCAGATGCCAAATAAACGCCATGCACGAGTGGGTGGCCGAAAAATGAGTGGAAGTGTCTTTACGAGATTGCTCAGCCGGGTGGCGGCAGCAGGCCATGATCTATCACTACCATTGGATCTCAAGGACTCCTGGGCCAGACACGGAACAAATCGTTACATCACCATCAAGTAG
- the LOC122312304 gene encoding V-type proton ATPase 16 kDa proteolipid subunit-like, which yields MSPFSGDETAPFFGFLGAAAALVFSCMGAAYGTAKSGVGVASMGVMRPELVMKSIVPVVMAGVLGIYGLIIAVIISTGINPKAKSYYLFDGYAHLSSGLACGLAGLSAGMAIGIVGDAGVRANAQQPKLFVGMILILIFAEALALYGLIVGIILSSRAGQSRAD from the exons ATGTCTCCTTTCAGCGGCGATGAAACGGCACCGTTCTTCGGCTTCCTTGGTGCCGCTGCTGCTCTTGTTTTCTCCT GTATGGGAGCTGCCTATGGGACTGCAAAGAGTGGCGTTGGTGTGGCTTCAATGGGTGTGATGAGGCCTGAATTGGTGATGAAGTCCATTGTCCCGGTTGTTATGGCTGGAGTTTTGGGTATTTACGGCCTTATTATTGCCGTTATCATCAGTACCGGGATTAACCCAAAGGCCAAGTCCTATTACCTGTTTGATGGTTATGCACATCTCTCGTCTGGGCTTGCTTGTGGTCTTGCTGGCCTCTCTGCTGGTATGGCGATCGGTATTGTTGGTGATGCTGGTGTTAG AGCTAATGCACAGCAGCCAAAACTTTTCGTTGGAATGATTCTTATTCTCATCTTTGCCGAAGCACTTGCCCTCTATGGTCTTATTGTCGGCATTATCTTGTCTTCTAGAGCTGGCCAGTCCAGAGCAGACTAA
- the LOC122313174 gene encoding polyprenol reductase 2-like isoform X2: MNLWLVGLLRAAWIAGTLPILIASVPSSRLCWFRDTLLGFAKRGKTLQSSSKRFTVPQRFFRHFYWVAVVWTTLLLGSTWMYANYTAQLVSEVSEPLLYSNIASYLTGGSHISSWSKSHSTSIKQRLMIWRSVFLLLLMEVQVLRRLVETIYVFNYSPSARMHILGYLTGLFFYTAAPLSLSCNCIPEVYEFLVSGVAEFIVRGKNQMPAIEIHLWEFVNPLMKLGWCQWIGAAIFCWGWIHQQRCHSILGSLRDHTEQVDEYVIPHGDWFEIVSSPHYLAEIVIYAGVVVASGGADLTIWLLFAFAVANLVFAAAETHRWYLRKFDNYPSNRLAVIPFLY, translated from the exons ATGAACTTGTGGCTTGTTGGATTGCTGAGAGCAGCTTGGATTGCTGGGACTTTGCCTATATTGATAGCTTCCGTGCCGTCTTCTAGGCTGTGTTGGTTTCGTGATACTCTTTTGGGCTTCGCTAAGCGTGGGAAGACATTGCAGTCTTCGTCGAAG AGATTTACCGTTCCTCAAAGGTTCTTTCGCCATTTTTATTGGGTGGCTGTTGTGTGGACAACACTCCTGCTTGGTTCAACTTGGATGTATGCCAATTACACAGCTCAGTTGGTTTCAGAGGTTTCAGAGCCATTGCTTTACTCCAATATTGCCAGCTACTTGACTGGAGGCTCACATATATCATCTTGGTCCAAATCACATTCAACATCAATAAAACAAAGACTTATGATCTGGAgatctgtttttcttcttttgttgatGGAAGTTCAAGTTTTGAGACGACTGGTTGAGACAATATATGTGTTCAACTATAGCCCCTCTGCTCGGATGCATATCTTGGGTTATCTAACTGGCCTGTT TTTCTACACAGCAGCACCACTGTCACTTAGTTGCAATTGCATACCAGAGGTTTATGAATTTCTAGTGAGTGGAGTGGCTGAATTTATTGTCAGAGGCAAAAATCAGATGCCAGCCATTGAAATTCATTTGTGGGAATTTGTGAATCCTCTTATGAAGCTTGGGTGGTGCCAGTGGATTGGTGCAgctatattttgttggggatggATTCATCAGCAGCGTTGTCATTCAATTCTT GGCTCGCTACGCGACCATACAGAACAAGTTGATGAATATGTAATCCCCCATGGTGATTGGTTCGAAATTGTTTCATCTCCGCACTATCTGGCTGAGATT gTCATCTATGCTGGTGTTGTGGTTGCCAGTGGAGGAGCAGATCTCACCATATGGTTACTTTTTGCATTTGCG GTGGCGAATTTGGTGTTTGCAGCCGCAGAAACACATAGGTGGTACCTTCGTAAATTTGACAATTACCCAAGCAACCGGCTTGCTGTTATTCCATTTCTTTACTGA